The Synchiropus splendidus isolate RoL2022-P1 chromosome 1, RoL_Sspl_1.0, whole genome shotgun sequence genome includes a window with the following:
- the ehmt1b gene encoding histone-lysine N-methyltransferase EHMT1 isoform X2 yields MASVGTEPAGLAKGSIHKGASTIKEGLEATGNGESDDEATARHASSPVVVTMLNGSESVDTRSRSPILGSNTDNTKTLLLVNENGTSEIDTPHGSVTGSNGFILIKPQQEGGVSTTPSLAVSPHRTNWMPSGSPTGKDKAKPHLKALPADTQDGSRTDPETGILSEGFPDSKNGPSPSLAPIPATVHRARKTMSRPAVSPAQKLLKKELREAQNVKTDCSGPPDTQQSSQESFDGNHLPQNPPDTPALAQTNAPISPETVPSASAAPVAASPKLQQGSFPAGWSRKKKRKMGTYSLVPKKKSKVLRQRTVLEMFKDLQQTSKSPEKEESNINGERLEHAFEDEESEEEDSEEDQQHHSAEEEAATVQEETSEMGEDQYSEESGEEGEEEGTESDLSTESSLKKKLKKKLKTDGAWLKPSRKKKRRLKDKEGELLVEPQATAAPSEDRKEFTQILTPVSDKVSEPSIPDVPTQDQGSTMEEAQELPLCSCRMETPKSREILILADRKCMATESVDGHLTRCQGAVLKQEMMRPSNSVQLLVLCEDHRNGMVKHQCCPGCGFFCRAGTFMECQPDISISHRFHLACASVLKGQTFCPHCGEEASKSKEVTIAKADTTSTVPPPLPHAPALSVAPEGRADTTTDSSSRTQLVSVSSDKADSSLSRQSSQEPDHAAGPGDSRSATLLASVGSTPVPPGPPKETLESVLVALDTEKPKKLRFHPKQLYLSAKQGELKKVLLMLVDGIDPNFKMEAQSKRTPLHAAAEGGYKDICHMLVQAGANLDMCDEDQRTPLMDACENNHMQTVTYLLRAGASVKHKDIEGFTCLHLAAKSGHYSIVEYLLSTKLIDIDCQDDGGWTALIWATEYKHVDQVKLLLSKGADISIRDKEQNICLHWAAFSGSLEIAKLLLNAHCDIHVVNIHGDSPLHIAARENRLECVTLFLSHGANVFAKNREGESPIDCSSHSSKVWSALQANRRERNARSSKREQKTLHSDISLGQERVPIPCVNSVDGEACPDDYKYIPENCVTSPMNIDRNITHLQYCVCKEDCSTSTCMCGQLSLRCWYDKSGCLLPEFHREEPPLIFECNHACSCWRTCKNRVVQNGLRTRLQLFRTAKKGWGVRTLQDIPKGTFVCEYVGEIISEAEADMRQNDAYLFSLDDKPQDMYCIDARFYGNISRFLNHMCEPNLFACRVFTTHQDLRFPHIGFFASESIKAGEELGFNYGDHFWEVKSKTFCCECGSSRCKYSSAAKESLQADSTPEEQPVQEQAGPDTSSSSNPL; encoded by the exons CACACGGTTCGGTAACTGGGAGCAATGGATTTATTCTCATCAAGCCCCAGCAGGAAGGCGGCGTGTCAACCACGCCATCTTTGGCAGTGTCCCCTCACAGGACTAACTGGATGCCTTCCGGCTCCCCTACTGGGAAAGACAAAGCCAAACCCCACTTAAAGGCATTACCCGCTGATACACAGGATGGCTCACGGACTGACCCTGAAACTGGGATTCTATCAGAAGGATTTCCAGATTCTAAAAATGGGCCATCCCCGTCTCTTGCTCCGATACCGGCCACAGTGCACAGAGCCCGAAAGACTATGTCTCGGCCCGCTGTCAGTCCAGCACAGAAG CTCCTGAAGAAAGAATTAAGGGAGGCCCAGAATGTTAAAACAGACTGCTCTGGTCCACCTGACACGCAGCAATCCTCGCAGGAGTCTTTCGATGGAAACCACCTACCTCAGAATCCTCCAGATACACCAGCGTTAGCACAAACAAACGCACCAATCTCACCAGAGACGGTAccttctgcttcagctgctccagTTGCCGCCTCACCAAAGCTGCAACAAG GTTCCTTTCCTGCTGGATGGTCCcgtaagaaaaaaaggaaaatgggcACATACAGTCTGGTTCCCAAGAAGAAATCCAAAGTCCTGAGACAAAGAACCGTGTTGGAGATGTTCAAGGATCTACAGCAGACGTCTAAAAGCCCAGAG AAAGAGGAATCCAACATAAATGGAGAGAGACTGGAACATGCCTTTGAGGATGAGGAATCAGAAGAGGAAGATTCTGAAGAGGATCAGCAACATCATTCTGCTGAGGAGGAAGCGGCCACTGTCCAAGAAGAAACGTCCGAG ATGGGAGAGGATCAGTATTCAGAAGAATCTGGGGAAGAAGGGGAAGAGGAGGGCACAGAGTCTGATCTG AGCACAGAGTCTAGTCTGAAGAAGAAGTTGAAAAAGAAGTTAAAAACAGACGGTGCCTGGCTCAAGCCATctaggaagaagaagaggaggctaAAGGACAAAG AAGGAGAGTTGTTGGTTGAGCCCCAGGCTACAGCAGCTCCATCAGAAGATAGGAAGGAATTCACTCAGATCCTCACTCCAGTGTCTGACAAAGTCAGTGAACCCAGCATTCCTGATGTCCCCACACAGGACCAAG GTTCAACCATGGAGGAGGCTCAAGAGCTCCCGCTGTGCAGCTGTCGTATGGAGACACCGAAAAGTCGAGAGATTCTTATCTTGGCTGACAGGAAGTGCATGGCCACAGAAAGCGTTGACGGACATCTTACGCGTTGCCAAGGTGCGGTCTTGAAACAGGAAATGATGCGGCCGTCAAACTCTGTTCAGCTGCTGGTGCTGTGTGAAGACCATCGTAACGGCATGGTGAAACACCAGTGTTGTCCAGGCTGTGGCTTCTTCTGCAGGGCG GGGACCTTCATGGAGTGTCAACCAGACATCAGCATCTCCCATCGGTTTCACCTTGCTTGTGCTTCAGTGCTAAAAGGACAGACCTTTTGCCCCCATTGTGGGGAAGAGGCCAGCAAATCCAAGGAGGTGACTATTGCCAAGGCAGACACCACTTCCACTGTCCCCCCTCCACTTCCACATGCTCCTGCGTTGTCAGTGGCACCGGAAGGACGAGCAGACACCACCACCGACAG CTCATCTAGGACACAGCTGGTGAGTGTGTCCAGTGACAAGGCTGACAGCTCACTGTCCAGACAGTCGTCTCAAGAGCCGGACCACGCAGCTGGCCCTGGGGACTCCAGGAGTGCAACTCTGCTGGCCAGTGTTGGATCAACCCCGGTCCCCCCAGGGCCACCGAAAGAGACTCTAGAAAGTGTCTTGGTAGCTCTTGACACGGAGAA ACCTAAGAAGCTTCGTTTCCATCCAAAGCAACTGTACCTTTCAGCCAAGCAGGGAGAACTTAAAAAGGTTCTACTAATGCTTG tggaTGGTATTGACCCCAACTTTAAGATGGAAGCGCAGAGCAAGCGCACTCCTCTCCATGCAGCCGCCGAAGGAGGTTATAAAGACATCTGCCACATGCTTGTGCAA GCTGGTGCTAACCTGGACATGTGTGACGAAGATCAGCGAACGCCGCTGATGGACGCGTGTGAAAACAACCACATGCAGACTGTCACGTACCTGCTGCGAGCTGGAGCCAGCGTCAAACACAAG GATATTGAGGGGTTCACTTGTCTCCACCTGGCGGCTAAATCTGGTCATTACAGCATTGTTGAATATCTTCTATCAACTAAACTGATCGATATAGATTGTCAG GATGATGGTGGATGGACAGCCTTGATCTGGGCGACTGAATACAAACATGTGGACCAAGTGAAACTACTTCTGTCGAAGGGAGCTGACATCAGCATCAGAGACAAG GAGCAAAACATATGCCTTCACTGGGCAGCGTTCTCGGGCAGCCTGGAGATTGCCAAGCTTCTTCTGAACGCTCACTGTGACATCCATGTCGTGAACATCCACGGAGACTCGCCACTGCACATCGCTGCAAGGGAGAATCGTCTAGAATGTGTCAC GCTCTTCTTGTCTCATGGAGCGAACGTCTTCGCAAAGAATCGTGAAGGAGAATCCCCGATCGACTGCAGCAGCCACAGTTCTAAAGTCTGGTCCGCCTTGCAGGCCAACAGAAGAGAGAGGAACGCCAGGAGTTCCAAGAGAGAGCAGAAAACCCTCCACAG CGACATTTCTCTGGGGCAAGAACGAGTTCCCATTCCCTGTGTGAACTCTGTCGATGGTGAAGCCTGCCCCGACGATTACAAGTACATCCCAGAGAACTGTGTAACATCACCCATGAACATCGACAGGAACATCACGCACTTGCAG TACTGCGTGTGTAAAGAGGACTGCTCCACAAGTACCTGCATGTGTGGACAGCTGAGTCTGCGCTGCTGGTATGACAAG AGCGGGTGTCTCTTACCTGAATTCCACCGTGAAGAGCCTCCGCTAATATTTGAATGTAACCACGCATGCTCTTGTTGGAGGACCTGCAAGAACCGGGTGGTTCAAAACGGACTCAG GACCCGGCTCCAGCTCTTCAGGACCGCCAAGAAAGGCTGGGGCGTCCGGACGCTTCAAGACATACCGAAGGGAACATTTGTTTGCGA ATACGTCGGCGAGATCATCTCTGAAGCAGAAGCAGATATGAGACAAAATGACGCTTATCTCTTCAGCCTGGACGACAAG CCACAAGATATGTACTGCATAGACGCACGTTTCTATGGAAACATCAGCAGGTTCCTCAACCACATGTGCGAGCCCAACCTGTTTGCCTGTCGGGTCTTCACTACACACCAGGACCTCCGTTTCCCACACATTGGCTTCTTTGCCAGCGAAAGTATCAAGGCAGGAGAAGAGTTAGG GTTTAACTATGGAGACCATTTCTGGGAGGTCAAAAGTAAGACGTTCTGCTGCGAGTGTGGTTCTTCTCGGTGCAAGTATTCGTCCGCGGCCAAGGAGTCGCTGCAGGCGGACAGCACGCCCGAGGAACAGCCGGTGCAAGAACAGGCCGGTCCTGACACCAGCTCGTCCAGCAACCCTCTCTAA
- the ehmt1b gene encoding histone-lysine N-methyltransferase EHMT1 isoform X3, with protein sequence MASVGTEPAGLAKGSIHKGASTIKEGLEATGNGESDDEATARHASSPVVVTMLNGSESVDTRSRSPILGSNTDNTKTLLLVNENGTSEIDTPHGSVTGSNGFILIKPQQEGGVSTTPSLAVSPHRTNWMPSGSPTGKDKAKPHLKALPADTQDGSRTDPETGILSEGFPDSKNGPSPSLAPIPATVHRARKTMSRPAVSPAQKLLKKELREAQNVKTDCSGPPDTQQSSQESFDGNHLPQNPPDTPALAQTNAPISPETVPSASAAPVAASPKLQQGSFPAGWSRKKKRKMGTYSLVPKKKSKVLRQRTVLEMFKDLQQTSKSPEKKEESNINGERLEHAFEDEESEEEDSEEDQQHHSAEEEAATVQEETSEMGEDQYSEESGEEGEEEGTESDLSTESSLKKKLKKKLKTDGAWLKPSRKKKRRLKDKGELLVEPQATAAPSEDRKEFTQILTPVSDKVSEPSIPDVPTQDQGSTMEEAQELPLCSCRMETPKSREILILADRKCMATESVDGHLTRCQGAVLKQEMMRPSNSVQLLVLCEDHRNGMVKHQCCPGCGFFCRAGTFMECQPDISISHRFHLACASVLKGQTFCPHCGEEASKSKEVTIAKADTTSTVPPPLPHAPALSVAPEGRADTTTDSSSRTQLVSVSSDKADSSLSRQSSQEPDHAAGPGDSRSATLLASVGSTPVPPGPPKETLESVLVALDTEKPKKLRFHPKQLYLSAKQGELKKVLLMLVDGIDPNFKMEAQSKRTPLHAAAEGGYKDICHMLVQAGANLDMCDEDQRTPLMDACENNHMQTVTYLLRAGASVKHKDIEGFTCLHLAAKSGHYSIVEYLLSTKLIDIDCQDDGGWTALIWATEYKHVDQVKLLLSKGADISIRDKEQNICLHWAAFSGSLEIAKLLLNAHCDIHVVNIHGDSPLHIAARENRLECVTLFLSHGANVFAKNREGESPIDCSSHSSKVWSALQANRRERNARSSKREQKTLHSDISLGQERVPIPCVNSVDGEACPDDYKYIPENCVTSPMNIDRNITHLQYCVCKEDCSTSTCMCGQLSLRCWYDKSGCLLPEFHREEPPLIFECNHACSCWRTCKNRVVQNGLRTRLQLFRTAKKGWGVRTLQDIPKGTFVCEYVGEIISEAEADMRQNDAYLFSLDDKPQDMYCIDARFYGNISRFLNHMCEPNLFACRVFTTHQDLRFPHIGFFASESIKAGEELGFNYGDHFWEVKSKTFCCECGSSRCKYSSAAKESLQADSTPEEQPVQEQAGPDTSSSSNPL encoded by the exons CACACGGTTCGGTAACTGGGAGCAATGGATTTATTCTCATCAAGCCCCAGCAGGAAGGCGGCGTGTCAACCACGCCATCTTTGGCAGTGTCCCCTCACAGGACTAACTGGATGCCTTCCGGCTCCCCTACTGGGAAAGACAAAGCCAAACCCCACTTAAAGGCATTACCCGCTGATACACAGGATGGCTCACGGACTGACCCTGAAACTGGGATTCTATCAGAAGGATTTCCAGATTCTAAAAATGGGCCATCCCCGTCTCTTGCTCCGATACCGGCCACAGTGCACAGAGCCCGAAAGACTATGTCTCGGCCCGCTGTCAGTCCAGCACAGAAG CTCCTGAAGAAAGAATTAAGGGAGGCCCAGAATGTTAAAACAGACTGCTCTGGTCCACCTGACACGCAGCAATCCTCGCAGGAGTCTTTCGATGGAAACCACCTACCTCAGAATCCTCCAGATACACCAGCGTTAGCACAAACAAACGCACCAATCTCACCAGAGACGGTAccttctgcttcagctgctccagTTGCCGCCTCACCAAAGCTGCAACAAG GTTCCTTTCCTGCTGGATGGTCCcgtaagaaaaaaaggaaaatgggcACATACAGTCTGGTTCCCAAGAAGAAATCCAAAGTCCTGAGACAAAGAACCGTGTTGGAGATGTTCAAGGATCTACAGCAGACGTCTAAAAGCCCAGAG AAGAAAGAGGAATCCAACATAAATGGAGAGAGACTGGAACATGCCTTTGAGGATGAGGAATCAGAAGAGGAAGATTCTGAAGAGGATCAGCAACATCATTCTGCTGAGGAGGAAGCGGCCACTGTCCAAGAAGAAACGTCCGAG ATGGGAGAGGATCAGTATTCAGAAGAATCTGGGGAAGAAGGGGAAGAGGAGGGCACAGAGTCTGATCTG AGCACAGAGTCTAGTCTGAAGAAGAAGTTGAAAAAGAAGTTAAAAACAGACGGTGCCTGGCTCAAGCCATctaggaagaagaagaggaggctaAAGGACAAAG GAGAGTTGTTGGTTGAGCCCCAGGCTACAGCAGCTCCATCAGAAGATAGGAAGGAATTCACTCAGATCCTCACTCCAGTGTCTGACAAAGTCAGTGAACCCAGCATTCCTGATGTCCCCACACAGGACCAAG GTTCAACCATGGAGGAGGCTCAAGAGCTCCCGCTGTGCAGCTGTCGTATGGAGACACCGAAAAGTCGAGAGATTCTTATCTTGGCTGACAGGAAGTGCATGGCCACAGAAAGCGTTGACGGACATCTTACGCGTTGCCAAGGTGCGGTCTTGAAACAGGAAATGATGCGGCCGTCAAACTCTGTTCAGCTGCTGGTGCTGTGTGAAGACCATCGTAACGGCATGGTGAAACACCAGTGTTGTCCAGGCTGTGGCTTCTTCTGCAGGGCG GGGACCTTCATGGAGTGTCAACCAGACATCAGCATCTCCCATCGGTTTCACCTTGCTTGTGCTTCAGTGCTAAAAGGACAGACCTTTTGCCCCCATTGTGGGGAAGAGGCCAGCAAATCCAAGGAGGTGACTATTGCCAAGGCAGACACCACTTCCACTGTCCCCCCTCCACTTCCACATGCTCCTGCGTTGTCAGTGGCACCGGAAGGACGAGCAGACACCACCACCGACAG CTCATCTAGGACACAGCTGGTGAGTGTGTCCAGTGACAAGGCTGACAGCTCACTGTCCAGACAGTCGTCTCAAGAGCCGGACCACGCAGCTGGCCCTGGGGACTCCAGGAGTGCAACTCTGCTGGCCAGTGTTGGATCAACCCCGGTCCCCCCAGGGCCACCGAAAGAGACTCTAGAAAGTGTCTTGGTAGCTCTTGACACGGAGAA ACCTAAGAAGCTTCGTTTCCATCCAAAGCAACTGTACCTTTCAGCCAAGCAGGGAGAACTTAAAAAGGTTCTACTAATGCTTG tggaTGGTATTGACCCCAACTTTAAGATGGAAGCGCAGAGCAAGCGCACTCCTCTCCATGCAGCCGCCGAAGGAGGTTATAAAGACATCTGCCACATGCTTGTGCAA GCTGGTGCTAACCTGGACATGTGTGACGAAGATCAGCGAACGCCGCTGATGGACGCGTGTGAAAACAACCACATGCAGACTGTCACGTACCTGCTGCGAGCTGGAGCCAGCGTCAAACACAAG GATATTGAGGGGTTCACTTGTCTCCACCTGGCGGCTAAATCTGGTCATTACAGCATTGTTGAATATCTTCTATCAACTAAACTGATCGATATAGATTGTCAG GATGATGGTGGATGGACAGCCTTGATCTGGGCGACTGAATACAAACATGTGGACCAAGTGAAACTACTTCTGTCGAAGGGAGCTGACATCAGCATCAGAGACAAG GAGCAAAACATATGCCTTCACTGGGCAGCGTTCTCGGGCAGCCTGGAGATTGCCAAGCTTCTTCTGAACGCTCACTGTGACATCCATGTCGTGAACATCCACGGAGACTCGCCACTGCACATCGCTGCAAGGGAGAATCGTCTAGAATGTGTCAC GCTCTTCTTGTCTCATGGAGCGAACGTCTTCGCAAAGAATCGTGAAGGAGAATCCCCGATCGACTGCAGCAGCCACAGTTCTAAAGTCTGGTCCGCCTTGCAGGCCAACAGAAGAGAGAGGAACGCCAGGAGTTCCAAGAGAGAGCAGAAAACCCTCCACAG CGACATTTCTCTGGGGCAAGAACGAGTTCCCATTCCCTGTGTGAACTCTGTCGATGGTGAAGCCTGCCCCGACGATTACAAGTACATCCCAGAGAACTGTGTAACATCACCCATGAACATCGACAGGAACATCACGCACTTGCAG TACTGCGTGTGTAAAGAGGACTGCTCCACAAGTACCTGCATGTGTGGACAGCTGAGTCTGCGCTGCTGGTATGACAAG AGCGGGTGTCTCTTACCTGAATTCCACCGTGAAGAGCCTCCGCTAATATTTGAATGTAACCACGCATGCTCTTGTTGGAGGACCTGCAAGAACCGGGTGGTTCAAAACGGACTCAG GACCCGGCTCCAGCTCTTCAGGACCGCCAAGAAAGGCTGGGGCGTCCGGACGCTTCAAGACATACCGAAGGGAACATTTGTTTGCGA ATACGTCGGCGAGATCATCTCTGAAGCAGAAGCAGATATGAGACAAAATGACGCTTATCTCTTCAGCCTGGACGACAAG CCACAAGATATGTACTGCATAGACGCACGTTTCTATGGAAACATCAGCAGGTTCCTCAACCACATGTGCGAGCCCAACCTGTTTGCCTGTCGGGTCTTCACTACACACCAGGACCTCCGTTTCCCACACATTGGCTTCTTTGCCAGCGAAAGTATCAAGGCAGGAGAAGAGTTAGG GTTTAACTATGGAGACCATTTCTGGGAGGTCAAAAGTAAGACGTTCTGCTGCGAGTGTGGTTCTTCTCGGTGCAAGTATTCGTCCGCGGCCAAGGAGTCGCTGCAGGCGGACAGCACGCCCGAGGAACAGCCGGTGCAAGAACAGGCCGGTCCTGACACCAGCTCGTCCAGCAACCCTCTCTAA
- the ehmt1b gene encoding histone-lysine N-methyltransferase EHMT1 isoform X1, which produces MASVGTEPAGLAKGSIHKGASTIKEGLEATGNGESDDEATARHASSPVVVTMLNGSESVDTRSRSPILGSNTDNTKTLLLVNENGTSEIDTPHGSVTGSNGFILIKPQQEGGVSTTPSLAVSPHRTNWMPSGSPTGKDKAKPHLKALPADTQDGSRTDPETGILSEGFPDSKNGPSPSLAPIPATVHRARKTMSRPAVSPAQKLLKKELREAQNVKTDCSGPPDTQQSSQESFDGNHLPQNPPDTPALAQTNAPISPETVPSASAAPVAASPKLQQGSFPAGWSRKKKRKMGTYSLVPKKKSKVLRQRTVLEMFKDLQQTSKSPEKKEESNINGERLEHAFEDEESEEEDSEEDQQHHSAEEEAATVQEETSEMGEDQYSEESGEEGEEEGTESDLSTESSLKKKLKKKLKTDGAWLKPSRKKKRRLKDKEGELLVEPQATAAPSEDRKEFTQILTPVSDKVSEPSIPDVPTQDQGSTMEEAQELPLCSCRMETPKSREILILADRKCMATESVDGHLTRCQGAVLKQEMMRPSNSVQLLVLCEDHRNGMVKHQCCPGCGFFCRAGTFMECQPDISISHRFHLACASVLKGQTFCPHCGEEASKSKEVTIAKADTTSTVPPPLPHAPALSVAPEGRADTTTDSSSRTQLVSVSSDKADSSLSRQSSQEPDHAAGPGDSRSATLLASVGSTPVPPGPPKETLESVLVALDTEKPKKLRFHPKQLYLSAKQGELKKVLLMLVDGIDPNFKMEAQSKRTPLHAAAEGGYKDICHMLVQAGANLDMCDEDQRTPLMDACENNHMQTVTYLLRAGASVKHKDIEGFTCLHLAAKSGHYSIVEYLLSTKLIDIDCQDDGGWTALIWATEYKHVDQVKLLLSKGADISIRDKEQNICLHWAAFSGSLEIAKLLLNAHCDIHVVNIHGDSPLHIAARENRLECVTLFLSHGANVFAKNREGESPIDCSSHSSKVWSALQANRRERNARSSKREQKTLHSDISLGQERVPIPCVNSVDGEACPDDYKYIPENCVTSPMNIDRNITHLQYCVCKEDCSTSTCMCGQLSLRCWYDKSGCLLPEFHREEPPLIFECNHACSCWRTCKNRVVQNGLRTRLQLFRTAKKGWGVRTLQDIPKGTFVCEYVGEIISEAEADMRQNDAYLFSLDDKPQDMYCIDARFYGNISRFLNHMCEPNLFACRVFTTHQDLRFPHIGFFASESIKAGEELGFNYGDHFWEVKSKTFCCECGSSRCKYSSAAKESLQADSTPEEQPVQEQAGPDTSSSSNPL; this is translated from the exons CACACGGTTCGGTAACTGGGAGCAATGGATTTATTCTCATCAAGCCCCAGCAGGAAGGCGGCGTGTCAACCACGCCATCTTTGGCAGTGTCCCCTCACAGGACTAACTGGATGCCTTCCGGCTCCCCTACTGGGAAAGACAAAGCCAAACCCCACTTAAAGGCATTACCCGCTGATACACAGGATGGCTCACGGACTGACCCTGAAACTGGGATTCTATCAGAAGGATTTCCAGATTCTAAAAATGGGCCATCCCCGTCTCTTGCTCCGATACCGGCCACAGTGCACAGAGCCCGAAAGACTATGTCTCGGCCCGCTGTCAGTCCAGCACAGAAG CTCCTGAAGAAAGAATTAAGGGAGGCCCAGAATGTTAAAACAGACTGCTCTGGTCCACCTGACACGCAGCAATCCTCGCAGGAGTCTTTCGATGGAAACCACCTACCTCAGAATCCTCCAGATACACCAGCGTTAGCACAAACAAACGCACCAATCTCACCAGAGACGGTAccttctgcttcagctgctccagTTGCCGCCTCACCAAAGCTGCAACAAG GTTCCTTTCCTGCTGGATGGTCCcgtaagaaaaaaaggaaaatgggcACATACAGTCTGGTTCCCAAGAAGAAATCCAAAGTCCTGAGACAAAGAACCGTGTTGGAGATGTTCAAGGATCTACAGCAGACGTCTAAAAGCCCAGAG AAGAAAGAGGAATCCAACATAAATGGAGAGAGACTGGAACATGCCTTTGAGGATGAGGAATCAGAAGAGGAAGATTCTGAAGAGGATCAGCAACATCATTCTGCTGAGGAGGAAGCGGCCACTGTCCAAGAAGAAACGTCCGAG ATGGGAGAGGATCAGTATTCAGAAGAATCTGGGGAAGAAGGGGAAGAGGAGGGCACAGAGTCTGATCTG AGCACAGAGTCTAGTCTGAAGAAGAAGTTGAAAAAGAAGTTAAAAACAGACGGTGCCTGGCTCAAGCCATctaggaagaagaagaggaggctaAAGGACAAAG AAGGAGAGTTGTTGGTTGAGCCCCAGGCTACAGCAGCTCCATCAGAAGATAGGAAGGAATTCACTCAGATCCTCACTCCAGTGTCTGACAAAGTCAGTGAACCCAGCATTCCTGATGTCCCCACACAGGACCAAG GTTCAACCATGGAGGAGGCTCAAGAGCTCCCGCTGTGCAGCTGTCGTATGGAGACACCGAAAAGTCGAGAGATTCTTATCTTGGCTGACAGGAAGTGCATGGCCACAGAAAGCGTTGACGGACATCTTACGCGTTGCCAAGGTGCGGTCTTGAAACAGGAAATGATGCGGCCGTCAAACTCTGTTCAGCTGCTGGTGCTGTGTGAAGACCATCGTAACGGCATGGTGAAACACCAGTGTTGTCCAGGCTGTGGCTTCTTCTGCAGGGCG GGGACCTTCATGGAGTGTCAACCAGACATCAGCATCTCCCATCGGTTTCACCTTGCTTGTGCTTCAGTGCTAAAAGGACAGACCTTTTGCCCCCATTGTGGGGAAGAGGCCAGCAAATCCAAGGAGGTGACTATTGCCAAGGCAGACACCACTTCCACTGTCCCCCCTCCACTTCCACATGCTCCTGCGTTGTCAGTGGCACCGGAAGGACGAGCAGACACCACCACCGACAG CTCATCTAGGACACAGCTGGTGAGTGTGTCCAGTGACAAGGCTGACAGCTCACTGTCCAGACAGTCGTCTCAAGAGCCGGACCACGCAGCTGGCCCTGGGGACTCCAGGAGTGCAACTCTGCTGGCCAGTGTTGGATCAACCCCGGTCCCCCCAGGGCCACCGAAAGAGACTCTAGAAAGTGTCTTGGTAGCTCTTGACACGGAGAA ACCTAAGAAGCTTCGTTTCCATCCAAAGCAACTGTACCTTTCAGCCAAGCAGGGAGAACTTAAAAAGGTTCTACTAATGCTTG tggaTGGTATTGACCCCAACTTTAAGATGGAAGCGCAGAGCAAGCGCACTCCTCTCCATGCAGCCGCCGAAGGAGGTTATAAAGACATCTGCCACATGCTTGTGCAA GCTGGTGCTAACCTGGACATGTGTGACGAAGATCAGCGAACGCCGCTGATGGACGCGTGTGAAAACAACCACATGCAGACTGTCACGTACCTGCTGCGAGCTGGAGCCAGCGTCAAACACAAG GATATTGAGGGGTTCACTTGTCTCCACCTGGCGGCTAAATCTGGTCATTACAGCATTGTTGAATATCTTCTATCAACTAAACTGATCGATATAGATTGTCAG GATGATGGTGGATGGACAGCCTTGATCTGGGCGACTGAATACAAACATGTGGACCAAGTGAAACTACTTCTGTCGAAGGGAGCTGACATCAGCATCAGAGACAAG GAGCAAAACATATGCCTTCACTGGGCAGCGTTCTCGGGCAGCCTGGAGATTGCCAAGCTTCTTCTGAACGCTCACTGTGACATCCATGTCGTGAACATCCACGGAGACTCGCCACTGCACATCGCTGCAAGGGAGAATCGTCTAGAATGTGTCAC GCTCTTCTTGTCTCATGGAGCGAACGTCTTCGCAAAGAATCGTGAAGGAGAATCCCCGATCGACTGCAGCAGCCACAGTTCTAAAGTCTGGTCCGCCTTGCAGGCCAACAGAAGAGAGAGGAACGCCAGGAGTTCCAAGAGAGAGCAGAAAACCCTCCACAG CGACATTTCTCTGGGGCAAGAACGAGTTCCCATTCCCTGTGTGAACTCTGTCGATGGTGAAGCCTGCCCCGACGATTACAAGTACATCCCAGAGAACTGTGTAACATCACCCATGAACATCGACAGGAACATCACGCACTTGCAG TACTGCGTGTGTAAAGAGGACTGCTCCACAAGTACCTGCATGTGTGGACAGCTGAGTCTGCGCTGCTGGTATGACAAG AGCGGGTGTCTCTTACCTGAATTCCACCGTGAAGAGCCTCCGCTAATATTTGAATGTAACCACGCATGCTCTTGTTGGAGGACCTGCAAGAACCGGGTGGTTCAAAACGGACTCAG GACCCGGCTCCAGCTCTTCAGGACCGCCAAGAAAGGCTGGGGCGTCCGGACGCTTCAAGACATACCGAAGGGAACATTTGTTTGCGA ATACGTCGGCGAGATCATCTCTGAAGCAGAAGCAGATATGAGACAAAATGACGCTTATCTCTTCAGCCTGGACGACAAG CCACAAGATATGTACTGCATAGACGCACGTTTCTATGGAAACATCAGCAGGTTCCTCAACCACATGTGCGAGCCCAACCTGTTTGCCTGTCGGGTCTTCACTACACACCAGGACCTCCGTTTCCCACACATTGGCTTCTTTGCCAGCGAAAGTATCAAGGCAGGAGAAGAGTTAGG GTTTAACTATGGAGACCATTTCTGGGAGGTCAAAAGTAAGACGTTCTGCTGCGAGTGTGGTTCTTCTCGGTGCAAGTATTCGTCCGCGGCCAAGGAGTCGCTGCAGGCGGACAGCACGCCCGAGGAACAGCCGGTGCAAGAACAGGCCGGTCCTGACACCAGCTCGTCCAGCAACCCTCTCTAA